In Horticoccus luteus, the following proteins share a genomic window:
- the mutL gene encoding DNA mismatch repair endonuclease MutL, producing MAKVRILSDRVANQIAAGEVIERPAAVVKELVENALDAGATRIEVEFRHGGRALMRVEDNGQGMMRDDALLALERHATSKIAEADDLDRLASYGFRGEALPSIASVSRFELQTREASADVGTEILVNGGKFVHVRDCGRPVGTRIEVAQLFNSVPARRKFLKTDQTEAAHIIQCVRLYALACPGTAFTLIEDGHVVFRSPQAATLRERVGEIFGRQTAGEIVSIEAAEAGMRLSGLIGRPGFGRGTRHEMIVFVNGRPVDSRTLNYALIESYHESLPKGRYPVAFLFFECDPAAVDVNVHPAKREVRFRSEPAVRGFVIRAVLARLRELSAGVAAGGAEEIRDRREGQETPPFEMRNPVEAGGKAQATGMARPLQQDGRVAAGRAVQLGNAGASYPGNTLPAGSARDSASAARPGNAGHRESGTAEATPVAMAKPGAPAWRFVGLAHGSYVLFETAAGLVLLDRRAAHERVWFERLQDQFQGGAVPSQRLLLPVPIELDPIAAAMLLDRLAFLAAHGLDVAEFGRNFFRVEGVPGWMEPADAEGFLRDVLGAMREGRMQTANVDLAREELARLAVAKAVRLPAEANETAVQALVAQLFATRSPLTSPAGRPTFIELNHSELARRFQK from the coding sequence ATGGCCAAAGTCCGCATCCTCTCCGACCGCGTGGCGAATCAGATCGCCGCGGGCGAGGTGATTGAGCGGCCGGCGGCGGTGGTGAAGGAGCTGGTCGAGAACGCGCTGGACGCCGGGGCCACGCGGATCGAGGTGGAGTTTCGCCATGGCGGGCGGGCGTTGATGCGCGTGGAGGACAATGGACAGGGGATGATGCGCGACGATGCGTTGCTCGCGTTGGAGCGGCATGCGACGAGCAAGATCGCGGAGGCGGACGATCTGGATCGGTTGGCGAGTTACGGATTTCGCGGCGAGGCGCTGCCGTCGATCGCGAGCGTGTCGCGTTTCGAATTGCAGACGCGCGAGGCGAGCGCGGACGTGGGCACGGAGATCCTGGTCAACGGCGGCAAGTTTGTGCATGTGCGCGATTGCGGGCGTCCGGTGGGCACGCGGATCGAGGTGGCGCAGTTGTTCAACTCGGTGCCGGCGCGACGCAAGTTTCTCAAGACCGACCAGACGGAGGCGGCGCACATCATTCAGTGTGTGCGGCTCTACGCGCTGGCGTGTCCGGGCACGGCGTTCACGTTGATCGAGGACGGGCATGTGGTGTTTCGTTCGCCGCAGGCGGCGACGTTGCGCGAGCGGGTGGGCGAGATTTTTGGGCGGCAGACGGCGGGGGAGATTGTGTCGATCGAGGCGGCGGAGGCGGGGATGCGGTTGAGCGGATTGATCGGGCGGCCGGGCTTCGGGCGCGGCACGCGGCACGAGATGATCGTCTTCGTGAACGGTCGGCCGGTGGACAGCCGCACGCTCAACTATGCGTTGATCGAGAGTTATCACGAATCGCTGCCGAAGGGACGCTACCCGGTGGCGTTTTTGTTTTTCGAATGCGATCCGGCGGCGGTGGATGTGAACGTGCATCCGGCGAAGCGCGAGGTGCGTTTCCGCAGCGAACCGGCGGTGCGGGGGTTTGTGATTCGAGCGGTGCTGGCGCGACTGCGGGAGTTAAGTGCGGGAGTGGCGGCGGGCGGAGCGGAGGAAATCCGTGATCGGAGGGAGGGACAGGAGACGCCGCCGTTCGAAATGAGAAATCCGGTGGAGGCGGGCGGCAAAGCGCAGGCGACTGGGATGGCGCGCCCGCTGCAGCAGGATGGCAGGGTGGCGGCTGGCCGCGCGGTCCAGCTTGGGAATGCGGGGGCGAGTTATCCGGGGAACACTCTGCCCGCGGGGAGCGCGAGAGATTCTGCGAGTGCGGCTCGGCCGGGCAACGCGGGGCACCGGGAGAGCGGGACGGCGGAGGCGACGCCGGTCGCGATGGCGAAACCGGGGGCGCCGGCGTGGCGGTTTGTGGGACTGGCGCACGGGAGCTACGTGTTGTTCGAGACGGCGGCGGGGTTGGTGCTGCTCGACCGGCGGGCGGCGCACGAGCGCGTGTGGTTTGAACGGTTGCAGGACCAATTTCAGGGCGGGGCGGTGCCGAGCCAGCGGTTGCTGCTGCCGGTGCCGATCGAACTCGATCCGATCGCGGCGGCGATGCTGTTGGACCGGCTGGCGTTTCTTGCGGCGCATGGCCTCGATGTGGCGGAATTCGGGCGCAATTTTTTCCGCGTGGAAGGGGTGCCGGGGTGGATGGAGCCGGCGGATGCGGAAGGATTTTTGCGCGACGTGCTTGGAGCGATGCGCGAGGGGCGGATGCAGACGGCGAACGTTGATCTGGCGCGCGAGGAGCTGGCGCGGCTGGCGGTGGCGAAGGCGGTGCGTTTGCCGGCGGAGGCGAACGAGACGGCGGTGCAGGCGCTCGTGGCGCAACTTTTTGCGACGCGGTCGCCGCTGACGAGCCCGGCGGGGCGGCCGACGTTTATCGAGTTGAATCACAGCGAGCTGGCGCGACGGTTTCAAAAATAG
- the argH gene encoding argininosuccinate lyase, with protein MAKSSQATWGGRFSAGPAELMLQFSESVSFDRRLAPFDIAGSKAHSAMLAHVGLITKQERDAIHAGLDAILAEIAAGKFTWETKFEDVHMNIEQALTKRVPAAAKLHTARSRNDQVATDMRLFFKHACGVLQEKIRGAERALLAAAEANADVLIPGYTHLQRAQPVLLAHHLFAWLEMLERDRQRLAEVAAHANWCPLGSGAIAGTTLPIDREFTAKALGFVDAKGRPQVTQNSMDTVADRDVFIEFAAAGALFGVHASRIAEDLILWSSAEFKFIELPDAFCTGSSLMPQKKNPDSCELLRGKSARLQGNLHTLLTLAKGLPLTYNRDLQEDKPPVFDTFDQTAMCADVLAGTLGGMEVVRARCGAAVADPALLATDLADYLVMQGVAFRDAHHAVGAVVKLAETNGVALNALATADVQQVHAGFGDDWAQVFDLKRALTKRTGTGMPGPAQVKRQFARWRKILK; from the coding sequence ATGGCCAAGTCTTCCCAAGCTACGTGGGGCGGTCGCTTCAGTGCGGGGCCCGCCGAGTTAATGCTGCAGTTCAGCGAGTCCGTCTCGTTTGACCGGCGGCTGGCGCCGTTCGACATCGCGGGGAGCAAGGCCCACTCGGCCATGCTCGCGCACGTCGGCTTGATCACGAAGCAGGAACGCGACGCGATTCACGCGGGGCTCGACGCCATTCTCGCGGAGATCGCGGCGGGGAAATTCACGTGGGAGACGAAGTTCGAGGACGTGCACATGAACATCGAGCAGGCGTTGACGAAACGCGTGCCGGCGGCGGCAAAGCTGCACACGGCGCGCAGCCGCAATGACCAGGTGGCGACGGATATGCGGTTGTTTTTCAAGCACGCGTGCGGCGTGCTGCAGGAGAAGATTCGCGGCGCGGAGCGGGCGCTGCTCGCGGCGGCGGAGGCGAATGCGGATGTGCTCATCCCCGGCTACACGCATCTGCAGCGGGCGCAGCCGGTGCTGCTGGCGCATCATCTTTTCGCGTGGCTGGAAATGCTGGAGCGCGACCGGCAGCGGTTGGCGGAGGTGGCGGCGCATGCGAATTGGTGTCCGCTGGGGTCGGGCGCGATCGCCGGCACGACGTTGCCCATCGATCGGGAATTCACGGCGAAAGCACTGGGTTTCGTGGATGCGAAAGGGCGGCCGCAGGTGACGCAAAACTCGATGGATACCGTGGCGGACCGCGACGTGTTCATCGAATTCGCGGCGGCGGGGGCGTTGTTCGGGGTGCACGCGTCGCGCATCGCGGAGGATCTGATTTTGTGGAGCAGCGCGGAGTTCAAATTCATCGAGCTGCCGGACGCGTTTTGCACGGGCTCGTCGTTGATGCCGCAGAAGAAAAATCCGGATTCCTGCGAATTGCTGCGGGGAAAATCGGCGCGGTTGCAGGGGAATCTGCACACGCTGCTGACGCTGGCGAAGGGCTTGCCGCTGACCTACAATCGCGATTTGCAGGAGGACAAGCCGCCGGTGTTCGACACGTTTGACCAGACGGCGATGTGTGCGGACGTGCTCGCGGGCACGCTCGGTGGCATGGAGGTGGTGCGCGCGCGGTGTGGGGCGGCGGTGGCGGATCCGGCGCTGCTGGCGACGGACCTCGCGGACTATCTGGTGATGCAGGGCGTGGCGTTTCGCGACGCGCATCACGCGGTGGGCGCGGTGGTGAAACTGGCGGAGACGAACGGCGTGGCGCTCAACGCGCTCGCGACGGCGGACGTGCAGCAGGTGCACGCGGGCTTTGGCGACGATTGGGCGCAGGTGTTTGACCTGAAGCGGGCGCTGACGAAACGCACGGGGACGGGCATGCCGGGTCCGGCGCAGGTGAAGCGGCAGTTCGCGCGGTGGCGGAAAATTTTGAAGTGA
- a CDS encoding OsmC family protein, translating into MTRRVACMVTITGEYEGDLHCNAQHGPSGSRLATDAPKDNQGRGEAFSPTDLVATAYGTCIVTTMAIAARARGVELRGVRFEVTKEMSTQPPRRIARLATKIWVPLERTEELGRSLEAAAHGCPVHRTLDAAVERPIEFVWGA; encoded by the coding sequence ATGACGCGCAGAGTGGCGTGCATGGTCACCATCACGGGCGAATACGAGGGGGATTTGCATTGCAACGCGCAGCACGGACCGTCGGGCAGCCGGCTCGCCACGGATGCACCGAAGGACAATCAGGGGCGCGGCGAGGCGTTTTCGCCGACGGACCTGGTGGCGACGGCGTATGGCACGTGCATCGTGACGACGATGGCGATCGCGGCGCGGGCGCGGGGCGTGGAGTTGCGCGGGGTGCGGTTTGAAGTGACGAAGGAAATGTCGACACAACCGCCGCGGCGCATCGCGCGGCTCGCGACGAAAATCTGGGTGCCGTTGGAACGGACCGAGGAACTCGGGCGCTCGCTCGAAGCGGCGGCGCATGGGTGTCCGGTGCATCGGACGCTCGACGCCGCAGTGGAGCGGCCGATCGAGTTTGTGTGGGGCGCGTGA
- a CDS encoding MFS transporter produces MSASTSSMGASTHHVQETVTKVLLALSFSHLLNDTIQALLPSIYPMLKDSFQLSFTQIGLITLTYQMTASLLQPLVGVYTDRRPKPYSLAVGMGFTLVGIVMVALAPNFHMLLVASALVGTGSSVFHPEASRVAHMAAGQRHGFAQAVFQVGGNFGTSLGPLLAAWFIVPHGQRSIVWFAALALLGIFVLAQVGGWYARHMERAKKRGTNAAVVKADLPRGRVALAISVLLALVFSKYFYLVSLTNYYTFYLIHRFGVSVQGSQIYLFVFLFAVAAGTILGGPLGDRFGRKYVIWFSILGVAPFSLVLPHVGLVATVVLSVFIGAILASAFSAILVYAQELIPGKVGLVAGLFFGFAFGMSGIAASALGVLADHTSIEHVFALCAYLPLIGILTVFLPNLRRRAAA; encoded by the coding sequence ATGTCCGCATCGACATCCTCCATGGGCGCCTCGACGCATCACGTGCAGGAGACCGTGACGAAGGTCCTCCTCGCGTTGAGTTTCTCCCATCTGCTGAACGACACGATCCAGGCTTTGCTGCCTTCGATCTATCCGATGCTGAAGGATTCGTTTCAGTTGAGCTTCACGCAAATCGGGTTGATCACGCTGACGTATCAGATGACGGCGTCGTTGTTGCAGCCGCTGGTGGGCGTCTACACGGACCGGCGGCCGAAGCCGTATTCGCTGGCGGTGGGGATGGGGTTCACGCTGGTCGGCATCGTGATGGTGGCGTTGGCGCCGAATTTCCACATGTTGCTGGTCGCTTCGGCGCTGGTGGGGACGGGCTCGTCGGTGTTTCACCCGGAGGCGTCGCGCGTGGCGCACATGGCGGCGGGGCAGCGGCACGGGTTTGCGCAGGCGGTGTTTCAGGTGGGCGGAAATTTCGGGACGTCGCTGGGGCCGTTGCTGGCGGCGTGGTTCATCGTGCCGCATGGGCAGCGTTCGATCGTGTGGTTCGCGGCGCTGGCGCTGCTGGGGATTTTCGTGCTGGCGCAGGTGGGCGGCTGGTATGCGCGCCACATGGAGCGGGCGAAGAAGCGCGGGACGAACGCGGCCGTGGTGAAGGCGGACCTGCCGCGCGGGCGCGTGGCGCTGGCGATCTCGGTGCTGCTGGCGCTGGTGTTCTCGAAATATTTCTACCTCGTGAGCCTCACGAACTATTACACGTTCTACCTCATCCACCGGTTCGGTGTGTCGGTGCAAGGGTCGCAAATCTACTTGTTTGTTTTCCTGTTCGCCGTGGCCGCGGGGACGATTTTGGGCGGGCCGCTGGGCGACCGGTTTGGGCGCAAATATGTGATTTGGTTTTCGATTCTCGGCGTGGCGCCGTTCTCGCTGGTGCTGCCGCACGTGGGGTTGGTGGCGACGGTGGTGTTGAGCGTGTTCATCGGCGCGATTCTGGCGTCGGCGTTTTCCGCGATCCTTGTGTATGCGCAGGAGTTGATTCCGGGGAAGGTGGGGCTCGTCGCCGGGCTGTTTTTTGGCTTCGCGTTTGGCATGAGCGGAATCGCGGCTTCGGCGCTGGGCGTGCTGGCGGATCATACGAGCATCGAGCATGTGTTCGCGCTCTGCGCGTATCTGCCGTTGATCGGGATCCTGACGGTGTTTCTGCCGAACTTGCGGCGGCGGGCGGCGGCGTGA